The genomic window CCATCCTGGTCTGGACCGGCAGAGCTTGGATCGCTTCAGACCTGGCTGGAGGCTCGACGACAACGACATCATTGTCTACAACAGTGGTAGCAGCTCCCGTGACAACAACGTTAGTAGCGGAAGGCGGTGGTGAGGGTCGCTCCAACGATGGTCAGGGTGGCGATGGTGGCTGCGTGCTCCTTGATGCCCGAGGAGGGAATCCTTCTTTTGGTTTCTTCGATGGCCAAGAAGGACCATTGGGCTCAGACactgtcttcttcttcctctagaCTGCTTCTCAGAGAGACTCTAACATAACACTCATGCCTGCAAAACAATGACAAAAATGAATCAGTTCATAaagcaaagaagaaaagaaaggaaaaccaCAGTGACCTATAGGAAAAGAACAACCTAGGTGGTTGGTCGGACTTATTCTGTCATCGTAAAGCATCTGCTCCTCCAAGAGCTCTCGCTGTAGAGGGACCAAGATGTCAAACAGCCTGTTGTACTGCTCTCGATCCTCAGTCAAGACCGTATCATTCCTATTCGAGGATAAACTGAGGGCAATCCAGAGCCAGTCGAAACCCCAGTAGTGGTCGGTAGCTATGTAAAAGAATTTATTCTTTCATTCATGGATGAAAGAGGAAAGCTCAATGATAAACTGATGTTTAGGCCGGAGATAGAAGAACCACCATCCCTATTCCCAAGGATACTTCTTCAACATGAAGAGAGCTtgaaaaagagagatccaaggcTCGAACCGAAGAACAAAGAATGACAAAAGAagataaaatcctaaaaaaattggGGGTGAGCTGGGTAGAAACTATATCGTACAAATCAAGGATGTTGTCAAAGAAAGGGTGGGGAGGAAATCAAAGCCTCGAGTGAAGAAACTCCTCATAAACGGCAATATAGCCATCAGGAGGGCAAACAATCCGACCTTCTTCGTCAGGCCCCATCAACTGATACCGATTAGAGATATGATAGTGATCCCTCAGTCAGTGAATGGCTACCTCGGACAATTCGGACCTATCGACAATAGGCCCAGAAAAGTTTACGGGGCTAGCTGATCATCCGACTCCTCGGGATTAGAGCAACCTTGTCGAGAAGAAACATCTGTGGGTTCATCCTGAGGAACTTCCTCGATCTTCTTTCAGACAGATGGGGTCTGAGAACTATGGTCTCCTGCCACCTCCTCGCTCCCAAACTCTCTATTAGAGGAAACCATTCCCCAATGGGGAAAATCAAAGGCAAAAGCTCAAAAGTGGGAAGGGCAAAGAAATATGACCCCAAGGATGGGGGCGACAAAGAAGAAGACCGTCGATGAAGAAGAAAACCATTGACGAAGAAGATACCGACTGTAAAGAGGAAGATCGATGGCAAAGGAAGGACTGACAATGATAGACGATTGATAGCAATGAAGGCCGTCCTGGAGCTTTGAACTCTATTGGGGGGTAAGGATTCAAGAGCTGGGGAGAGGACGAAGGTGCTGTGACTAGAAGAGAAGTCCAGATGGGGCCAGCCCCTATTTATAGACTCCTTCGACGATCAAGATTGACGTCAAGCACTACGCCTTCCCTAGAGATCTCGACACGTAGCCGTGATCTCAGCCGACTATTTTTTTGACTCTTCAATGCACCACCATTGCGATCGCACCATGCCAGTCGAATTCGCGTGATCACGGATTGGACCAACCGATGAATTACACATGGAAGACTCGGGTGTGCCAGCCTATTATTGTTCTGTCGTTTGATTCTCTGCCATCATTATGGAGAATCACCTTGAACACTACAGCATTTATTGCTGCACGACCTGCGACGTGACAGCATTGTCACACGTTCTACAaaatcataggatgatgattcatCCTACGAAGTGACAAAATGGTCGAACGCATCCTTCGGGTTGTCGTTAAATGACGAGCTGATGAAAAAAGCAACTCGGTTCCGGTAGGAAAAGTGACTCGAGTTCGCATAATGGCTAACTGTCTTCATTCGATTCTAAGATTGGACTCGAGAGTTGGGGGGCGGGTGTTGGAGGTATATCCTTATCACTTATCCAGCTAGCCCGTTTCTTCGCCTCTCGACCGACTATTTGCACTTCATCGATCAAGCTACTATGGTTCAACCTGACTCCGATCAATGGACCTTGTCCAAATCAGATACTCGCTGATTAGGATCAACGATACATGGGCGACTAGAAGCAGCGGGCTTAGCTGAGTCAGTACTTTACCGACTAGGTTCGACACGCAGTCTACGTGCAGCCTGCGATGATACTCGACACATAACCGACTACATACTTGGCGTCCTATCGACTGGCTTAATCAGTGACTGGATGACACTGCTCAATAGACTCATTCAACCTATGATCGAATCCGAGAGCAGATGCATCAGCTGAGCAGCTAAACATCAAGTGTGACTGCCACGCTATCCCATCGAGTCACATCAAGTCCTTTCACTCAGAAGTCATATCCTGCACTGCCAGCTGTGCACCGTGACAAGAAACTACAAAGTCATTAATTACGCCCACGAGCTTATTAATTGCGCCCCACGTGCGATATGGCACGCCACCACGGCCACCCGTATATCGAACAGATGGCACGCTTGTTGACAGAGCTAATGGGGCATTCTGTACTGCTCAGTACGGACAAGAAATTTAGAATGGGCTCTCCTTTTCTCCACCAATCTTGATCTCTCTATAAACAGAGGTAAGCGAGGATCCCTCCAGGTACACAATGCTCGCTCCATGCTgagactcttcttctccttctattGACTTCCGTTCTTgatttgagcatcagagggtcctcgccggagccacctccgacggGACTTGCCTTGTAGGTCTCATCTCCCCCGACAGTTCAATATTCCACCATGATCCAGCTGTACTGGCATCGTGCGAAGATTATCCCCAGCTCATATCTCCAGCCCTCGCTCTTGCCCTTGACTATTTCTATTATGTCCTCTCTCTGGTGGATGAGTCTCCTTCCCGATTTTTTGCTGCACAGTAACTAGATGCATCTACTCGGCTCCAGGCCGACTACCCCATCGGAGACAGACCGCAGCAATTATATTGCAAACTACTACATAAATTATAGCCCACCATCAATTTGTATCAGGTATAAGaagaaaaacttatttttgtaTAAATTCCAAATTATATGTATAGGAAACACATGGCAAGTTGTCTATCTTTGCTCGACTGGAAGTCTCAATAAATAATTGGTCATTTTTggcaataatttgatcaaaaagtatgaaatctcaacaaattattgatatttttacaATTGTTAAGCCACCTTTTGGAAAGTCATATTCTACTCTTACTATCTCTAGATATTTCACCTACCCATCTCTATGAATGTTATAAATATAGAAACAACAATCAATTATtgggaaaaaaatataaaatgatcCTCAATAATAACAAAATGGCCATGTTAACGAGCCCCTTCATAATCCACCTCTCATTGACCTGCAATGGTAGGTAAGCAGTTTTAAAGGTGTCAGTCTTCTTGTTGCTAGCTAATTAATAGCACAATCTTGATAAGATGCTTCGTATCAAGCCACAAGAGTCAATAAGATAGAGTTGGATCAGAAACAATATTTATTGGGAACTTATGGGACCACATAAACAGATCCCAAAGTCCAAGTTCCATCTAAAGTTGGTTTAAAATTACCATTAAATTGCATCCGAGGCAATCCACTCGTATTTCAAATTTAACACAGTtcaactaagaaaaaaaaaaaaatcaaatcaagatatgCCTCTAGTTTACTATGATTTTTCTTACAAGCAAAGAAACCCTTTTCTCTCACGGCGCCATCTTCACCAATAAGATCCACCTTGGTTTCAATGAAGAGAGAgtgtatttttttatcaaaaaaaaaaaaaaaaaaagtagagttCATCCAACCCTTGCCATAAACTTAAGTGATTATAGGTTAGAATTTATATCCTATACAATATTATGTATCATATGGCCGTATATGTTATTAATCACAGTCATTTATTTCTACAGTAATATATCGATATAAATATATGATGATTGGGATTTATAGAAATAAATATCTGTGATTGACGATTGACAGTATGTATGACCATGTGATGCACGTTGTATAGGATATAATCTCTTGATCATTGACCTCCTTGCTGCCCTTTGAGAACTATTAACCCTTGGTTCAGCGTTATCATCAATCCACCCAAAGGATTCTCACATTGATGAATAGTGGATGTCAGAATCTTGGCACTAATTAATGCCCAGAAGCATCACGTAACTCAAAGCTTATAATTAATCAAGTTATAATCCCTCAAGAATCCACCTCAACACTTTCACCGGGCCCCACCACCACCCCCACTCCAAGGACGAATCACAAGCCTCTTTCTTTATCGCCACTAAAGTCCTCCATTCAtccccccctcccctctcccaATCCATTCCCacaccccactctctctctctctctctctctctctcatccccTTCTCTCTCTGTGTGTTTTTGTGTGTGTAAAGGGTGGATAGTATGGAGCAGTCGCCGCCGAACGGGAGAACGGGGATGGGGATGTTCCCGGCGGCAGAGCGGGCGGCGGGGCCGTCTGCGGGCCTGGCGAGGTATGTTTCGGCGCCGGGATCGCTCCTGGCCAGCATCGCCGACACCGTCGTCGCCGGCGGCGTTGGAGGAGGAGAGTTCCAGATGGGGAGGTATTTCTCCAGCGAGTCGCCGTGCCTGACGTCGGAGTCCACCTGCAAGGCCGGCGCCGGCGCTGGATCGCCGGATCTCGACCCCTGCAGGGGCAAAGACGGTGGCGGCGGAATTGGTGGCGGCGTTGGGCCCGGCATGCACCGGTCCTACGGTGTGGGGAAGATCTCCGTCGGCGCTATGACTCCACCGGTGGCGGCGGCGCCGGGGGAGGAGGGGAATTCGAGGGGCGGCGGGAATCCGCTGATTCGGCACAGCAGCTCGCCCGCCGGATTCTTGTCTCATCTCATGGTCGATAACGGTCAGATATTTTTCTCCCCTCTTtcgtttctgttttttttttgggaaacgTTCGGGAAACGCTGTTTATCGGGGGCGGCCATCCGCACCAATTTATCGGGTGGAGAAACGTGGGAGTGAAACGGGAGCGAATCGGTCGCCCCCGGACGTTGTTTTTAGATGTCGTTAACCGAGGACACGCGTCTCCCCCATAAAAGTAGGTAGTCGTTTCCCATGCTGGAAGCACCGACTCGGGGAAAAACCGTGCTTGGTGGCGGTTTTCGGTTTCGTAGAGTGGCGTttggattttattattttagaggaCGCCTTAGAAAGCTGCCAAGTTAGGACAGGTACGGTTGCTTGCAGCTAGTCTTCTTTCCTTTATCTTcctattattataattgtattaAAATAATTAGAATAGCCTTCATTCCGTGTATCGGAGCATCAATGCGGTCCATCCAATTTAGTGATCTGTGTTCTGGATCGTCCCATGGGTGGACGGTGGACCCGAACCTGAGTGTCATGGTGATAGCCTAAATTATGGAAAAATGATGGAAGATTGAACTTTTTGTTGGATGTGGATGGGTTTGGTGGCGTTTGGTTTGGTTGCATGGCTTTTACTGAAAGAAGGGTGGTTCATTGAATGGGTAGCCCAGATGAGCTGTTTTGGGTGATGGGACTGGAGTGTCGGGTGTCTGGGTTCAGTGGACTGGGATGTTTGAGGATTCCTTGCGCGTCTCCTCGCCTTTTGCCAAATGGAGGATGATGTTGTCATTGACCcatctctatttatttttgtCGCTCTAGATGTGGTATATTTCCTGTGCTCATAATTCTATCAATCTAGCTGGTTTAAGAGAAAAATGgtgggacaaaaaaaaaaattactgtatCTTAGAGTAGAATTCTCCCTGTCCATGTGCAAATAGTTAATGGCAACAAAgtgtttttttaattattgtagCAATTATGATTACTTTATCACTGGTTCTGTATAGACATCTTACATATCAATAAATCAATATCCTACTGAACTTTTTATTACCAATTTCAGTATCTCACATGAAATGGTGGATGGACTTTGTCATCATAAATTCACAATTATACAACATGATCAACAGGGGTGAAAATTAGATAATTTGAACCACATTTGCGTAAGTAGATCGGAACATAGTTCACAACTTTGAAATAAAATGTCAGGAGAATTTAATCGATAGCTGCCCTGTCTGAACCAATAAACAGCTGTGTCGCTCGCTGCTGCCCTGCAGGTCTAATCTGCTGAGAGGGATCAGCCAGGCAACAATGACCCACTAGGGTGTTGTATTGGCTATATGCCAAAACCTAAACATCTAATCATACAAGATTTGTTCAATGAGAATCTGTCTAGCTGACACTCCATATAATtggtttttaaattaaatctgcAAAGCCATAGGTTGTAGCAATTAATCTTGAAGAGAAAAATCAATGCAAACATATATAAAGAATCTGAAAAGATGGGACAGAAGAATGTATAGATTAGGTCAGAGAAGTGGTAtgaaagaaaatacaaaagaagaatTTCCTGGTTTCCATCGTAATGAATTGCTTGAAATGTATTGGCATATATTTTAGACTAGATACTTTTTAGTGTGGGTGGAATTGGGAAATTTTGGCTTCTACAATTGAATGTTCTGGTCCTTCAAGTatcattgttttttctttttcttatcatgtggcgattagttgttatgatatgGATTCCTTTATAGTAAATCAGAGCACCAAAAGCTCACAACAAGATCACAGTTTATTTCTCTTTCAGACTTAAGAATCCTTTTCTGGCTTAGGGACTGTTCCACAAGTTATTTATGAATTGCTTTCATGTTTTACACAATGTTATGGGCATTATGGTCTGATATATCTGGGTGGTTTTAGACCTCCCttcacttcaaaaaaaaattatggtctgATATGTGACAGGTTTTCCAGTTACAAGGGACACTGGGAGCTATTCTCAACCAGGGACAGATGGTGTCTATGCCATGCCAAGCAGAAGATTTAAATCCCAATTGAGCTTTTCTAGACAAGGAACATTGTCTCAAATATCTGAGATCAGTGTCCCAGATGTGGGAGAGAGTGTTGGTGGCAGTAACAACTCCAATGGGACGGCTGGGAATGTTGGGCAGTCATACATTTCTAGCAATTTTTCGATTGGCTCATGGGATGATACCAATTCGATCATGTTCTCTGCACCTCCAAGCAAGCGGGCAAAAGATAACAATGGAGACATAATAAACAGTCTTAGCGCCATAGAGTCTCAGGTaatttcaataatattgtgatgCTACCAAAAACCATACAAATGACAAGTATAACTTCGTCAGTGATCTAATAAAATCTAGAAAAGCTTTCCCACTTGTCCTGCAATGGTTTGGAAGTATGGCAATCAAGAAAATATTCCTTTGACCTTGAATACCATTTGGTTCTGTAATAATcttcattttttaaaattaaaaaacttatctttgacattgttattataaatttcaaattatgtt from Elaeis guineensis isolate ETL-2024a chromosome 9, EG11, whole genome shotgun sequence includes these protein-coding regions:
- the LOC105051406 gene encoding transcription factor bHLH129 isoform X1; the protein is MEQSPPNGRTGMGMFPAAERAAGPSAGLARYVSAPGSLLASIADTVVAGGVGGGEFQMGRYFSSESPCLTSESTCKAGAGAGSPDLDPCRGKDGGGGIGGGVGPGMHRSYGVGKISVGAMTPPVAAAPGEEGNSRGGGNPLIRHSSSPAGFLSHLMVDNGFPVTRDTGSYSQPGTDGVYAMPSRRFKSQLSFSRQGTLSQISEISVPDVGESVGGSNNSNGTAGNVGQSYISSNFSIGSWDDTNSIMFSAPPSKRAKDNNGDIINSLSAIESQFSLPTTSLEMATVEKFFQIQQDQVPFKIRAKRGCATHPRSIAERERRTRISEKLRKLQELVPNMDKQTNTSDMLDLAVQHIKSLQSQVQILTQERENCVCASKQEKN
- the LOC105051406 gene encoding transcription factor bHLH129 isoform X2, with the translated sequence MEQSPPNGRTGMGMFPAAERAAGPSAGLARYVSAPGSLLASIADTVVAGGVGGGEFQMGRYFSSESPCLTSESTCKAGAGAGSPDLDPCRGKDGGGGIGGGVGPGMHRSYGVGKISVGAMTPPVAAAPGEEGNSRGGGNPLIRHSSSPAGFLSHLMVDNVTRDTGSYSQPGTDGVYAMPSRRFKSQLSFSRQGTLSQISEISVPDVGESVGGSNNSNGTAGNVGQSYISSNFSIGSWDDTNSIMFSAPPSKRAKDNNGDIINSLSAIESQFSLPTTSLEMATVEKFFQIQQDQVPFKIRAKRGCATHPRSIAERERRTRISEKLRKLQELVPNMDKQTNTSDMLDLAVQHIKSLQSQVQILTQERENCVCASKQEKN